A region of the Sphaerodactylus townsendi isolate TG3544 linkage group LG15, MPM_Stown_v2.3, whole genome shotgun sequence genome:
CAGGGGTTGGGCAAAAGTGGAATTTTTGTTGCCTGTATTGACTATAGGAAGGGTTGCTTTGACAAAGAATCCACAGGCAAGCAAAGTaagtttaacttttttttaaaaaaagaaacaataataaacatacaagcacacaataatcaatgCAGCAGAACATACACAGCCCTagaataaaaacagtttaaatggGATAAGTTGGGAATAGCGGAGGCATTGGAGGATATATGTAATAGTCACcggatcttggagcagaatggtccaatgagcaGATCTGAGAAATCTGCGCTAACTTTGGTAGAGGCAAGGACAATACGTTGGGGACAATATCAGCAgatagagaggtgtccagagatattgaacactgggtGGTGGGACAGGGAGCATCTTATAGGGAAAGAGGACCTTCCAGCTTTCTTCAAAGTGACCCTTAAGCTCCCAACACAAAAGGGAAGTTCaacttttcagggaaagaaaagagtgAAGTGATCCACTGGAGTGGACAATACTCAAGTTGATGAGTGAAGTACTTAAAATAATATTTGGCAGTTAGCATTGATGGGCTAGGCAAGGGAGTGACTCAATCATGGCTGCAAAACAATgagaatgtaaataaggtggtcctTTGGAGAGAAAGTAGAAATTAGAAAAGAGGACGTTTAAGGTTAGTGCAGTGCTGGCAGGTACATTTGGGGCAATTACATTTGCAAGTCTTTCTTTGAGTGAAGAGGATAGACAAGGGCTGAAGATGGGAAATGAGGCTCCAAGGCAGAGGTATTGCTTTTGGGTATAATTCTTCATTTTatgtgtattttcttttattttccaggATGTCAACTGAGAAAGAAAATATTCTACAGAATAGCACAGCACAGTTTGAATTCATCCTTCTGGGTCTTTCTGATAAGCCCAACGTGCAAAGCATATTATTTGCCATTTTTCTAGTGACCTATATCATCATTCTGGCAGGAAATCTCCTCATCATTCTCCTCACGTTGCTGGATCCAGCCCTTCACACACCCATGTATTTCTTCTTGAGAAACCTGTCCTTCTTAGAGATCTGTTACACATCAGCCAATATCCCAAAAATGCTTCGGAATCTTATGTCTGGGAACAAGTCCATCTCTTTCCTCGGATGTGCTGCACAGAATTATTTTACACTCTTTCTTGGTGGTTCAGAATGTTTCCTCTTGGCTTCAATGGCCTACGATCGCTATGTTGCTATATGTAAGCCCCTTCACTACCATGACTTCATGAACAGCAAAGTGTGCATGGGGCTAGCTGTGGCATCTTGGTTAAGTGGCTTTATGTCCTTTGGTCTCACCAGTATGGTGTTTACCTTGTCCTTTTGTGGGTCCAATGAGATTAACCACTTCATTTGTGACATCCCCCCATTACTGAAATTGGCTTGTGGGGACACTTCCAGGACAGAAATAGCTGTGTTTGtattagcaattatatttataactTTTCCATTTGTCTTGATCTTCATGTCTTATGCTGGAATCATTGCTGCCATTCTGGGAATTTCTTCTGCGGAGGGCCGAAAAAAGGCtttctccacctgctcatcacaCCTCACTGTGGTGATCTTATTCTATGGTTCAGCTTGTATTACTTACTTGAATCCCAATTCCACTTACTCATTCAATAATGGTAAATATCTGTCTCTCTTCTACATAGTTGTTGGCCCTGTATTAAATCCTATCATATACACCTTTCggaataaagattttaaaagtgcCCTTAAGAAAATCTGGGGGAGAAAAGCTTCTGGATGACCAAAGAGCATGGTAATATGGTGCAAGATCCAGAATTTATAAGGCAACATTTATGCCTGCTTTTCACTAATACACAAATTATTTTCACCGAAGGTGCTGGCTCGAGTATCTTTTTCTAGTCATCCTAGTTTATATTCTTTATTACCCTGAAACATAAACAATGTCTAGAAAAGAGCAATCTGATTAAAAAAGAATGAGCTTGATCAGGTTTTGTGTGTTAGAACTTGAGTCCTGGGCTGTGTTCCCCAGACAACTTTCTTTGCAGCattttgctgtctgagggaagtagctaagaaccctcctAAATTTACAGTAAATTGAGTGCAACAtgttttcttgtgtggtaaaaagttggccatagccattttatttaacaaaattggatcaaggcaaacaaagcatatggcgcagcatgggggtctgatctgtgtgctgggcagcccgaatGCTGtccccccagacacctaaatttttctacagcacgcctgctgatgaaaaattaacgCGATGCGCTAGGAGCAGCTGTGAGAAGGATTCCAGGATGGTAGctgctgccacttcctgaagactccactcctgccaggggcgcaagccatagaagcccacgtctgggcaggttaccctttggcttgctccaccccaaacctcataaggaggttccaataaagcgggtatttcacccgctgacccTAAACTAAAAGATCAGtccccccatgcgcaatccgccaacccttaacaaaacaaacatgcattaacaaataacaaatacaaggagggaagggtgggagaCTCGCGTGCTACAGCAAATGGGGGGAGGCAAAGCCAGTGCCCTACAGCTTCTTAAGTAGGCTGCCCGGCCCTCCCCCagatgacgtcagggcgcccagcGTCACTGCCAGGAACCCTAGAAGACCCAAAGCCTCGCGAGCAGAGGGAACTCGCGAGGCAGCCGGGAAgggggccgcccatgggaggctgtcccttccccagcagcaatggtgaCCGCGATAAGTCATGGACGCTTTTTTCTGATAATACTATGCCAATGTATATATTATAGCGCACTGTTATCTGGGTTTTATTCCTGGTCTAAACAAGAGTTTAATGTACAGAAGCATTTGCAGAATTTATGTACACAAGCATTTGCTGAGTTAAAGTGAGATCTAAGCACCTTTTTACAGGTGAAAAAGGGAGGAGTCGTCCCCCTTAATCACTCACAAAGGCTATGGTGGGGCTTATGATATTCTGTATATGTCATTTGTGATAGGGAACACTTGATGAGATTAAGTGGGAAAACCATCAAATGATGCAACAGGTTTCCAGATTTTGCTCTTAGGTCTACAAGTATAGAAAATCCAGGTCTACAAGTATAGAAAAAAGATACAAGTATAGAAAACCCATACAAAGtaacaaatactggattcagaAATTTGTGAATTTCGGTTTTTATggttggaattttaaaattattttggctAAATGTTGATTTATGTTTGAGTAGCTGATTGTATGAGCATGTATTTTTATGCATGTAACAACTGGTCAATATATGTCTGGATTTGAACAGGGGTCCTGTTTTTTTATTTAGAATCCTTTTGAGCAGTGAGTATCCAGATAACTGACCTAATCATGATTCATATTTCCTTAACCttgttctgttttaaaattttgtcctgttttatatgccaataaaggcttgtgtgtgatTCATATTTCTCTATCAGCATATACCAAATGGAAGATTGGCACCACTTGGAGAGGGGGCACTTACCTACATACACCCATTTGTGCTAACTACACCCATTTTCAGCCAGTAGTTTTGCCAACCCTAAGAACAAGTGCCAAAGCTTGAAAATCATCACAGTTGCATGAGATCGAGCAGAGGACTTCATTCCACCCTGATAAAAGCACTATGGCTTAAGTGATCCTGGCCCATAGTGTCCTGTTTTGTTCTTGGTCAGATCTACCATTATGTAGATACTTCTCCAATGAATAATGGTATCGCTAGAGGAATTGACAGTTTAATCACATGTATTGGAGATGGTTTATCAATCAGTAAAGCAATTAAATCACCAGAAGAGAAAATTCTTTCTGTGAATAAGAAGAAGAAATGCTTCTCTTATGATGGTCCTTGCCAACTGCAGTTGTGAAaattatcaatattttaaaagatgggtTGGATCTGAAGCATCACAAGAGGgcatccctcccttcctttgtAGAGCacagtgcctccccccccctccaaaaaaaaacctgtgtggaAAATTACGGTAATGTATCTGTTCACTCAGCCAGTTGAACTTTGCAGTATGCTCACTTCAGAAGTTCCCAGAGGAGATCACCCAGGAGCATAAACCATGTCAAATGTGTTTGGTGAATAGACAGGAGTCAGAATCAAGAGCACTCCTTCCTGTATGAATGTGACTAAGAAACCATTAGTGCTGCTGATGAATCAGTAACAGAGGGGGCTGACTGTGCAAACAGTGGAAACTTTAGTAAgttgaagtttattttatttgaaaacgtCTGTTGGTATTCTGAAGGGGCAGACGAAGAGCATTTCTGAAGGTTCGTGCCACTGCTAAACCATTTTTAGAGCTCGATCATTTGGCAAGATTGTTCCATTTTGATGACAAAACTTGACTGCCATAGTTCCAAATAGTCAAGCTGCATTGGATTCAGTTTGAGAGTTTTAAGAAGGTGCTTATATTTGCCTTAGGAATCAATGGGACTTTACagcacatgaaaaaaaaacctagatCCTATAGTTAGCGTCATATAATAATTTACATTACATATGGAAATTTTTCTCATACCAGAAAGTAATCTTGAGCTCTAACCAAATATTGCAGGCCTTATGTCACACGATTCACTTGTAGAGAAAGTTGTATGTCAttgaggttttttgttttccttttgcatcACTTTCCATTGAGACAGAAGTTACTACCATAGTCCAGTCCATTCCACTCCTGAATGCATGGATGTACATCTGCATAAATGGATGGATGTCCCCATTGATATCAGCAAAGGTTGTTGAAGTTTGTGTGCCATGGATTCTTGTTTTTGATGTTGGGCTTAGGTGTTGTtactcatttcatttcattatacctttattggcatattaaaggATTATGACAAGAGTATAAACATGtgaaagtcatttttaaaaaagatactttCACTCATAATGATGGGAATCTGTCCTTTTAAAGTTGGGGGAATTAGCGGGAACTGACTCTTGGCTTAACAAGGGTTGGGCACGAGTggaatctttgttgcctatgtatatggaAGGTTGCTTTGACAAGAAATCCACAGGCAAACAAAGTAAGTTTAActtttttattaaaggaaaaataaagaacGTACAAGCacataataataaaagcagcagaatgtAAACACAGTCTTAGAATATAAACAGTTTTGAGGGGATGAATTGGAAACGGCAGAGGAATTGGGGGATATGGGTTATGTCACCAGATGTTGGAGCAGACTGGTCTAGAGAACAGAGCTGTGCAATCTGTGCCAGTTTTGGTAGAAGAAGGAACCATACTTTTGTGACAATGCcagcagacagagaggtgtccagaggcATTGGACACTGGAtgttgggagagggggcttcttatatgGAAAAATAAACTTTGAGGGTTCTGtagtgacccttaatctcccaagacaaagttGAAGTTCagttttccagggaaagacaagagcgAAGTGATCAACTTGAACGGGCGATATTCAAGTTGGTGAG
Encoded here:
- the LOC125444210 gene encoding olfactory receptor 10AG1-like, which gives rise to MRLQGRGIAFGYNSSFYVYFLLFSRMSTEKENILQNSTAQFEFILLGLSDKPNVQSILFAIFLVTYIIILAGNLLIILLTLLDPALHTPMYFFLRNLSFLEICYTSANIPKMLRNLMSGNKSISFLGCAAQNYFTLFLGGSECFLLASMAYDRYVAICKPLHYHDFMNSKVCMGLAVASWLSGFMSFGLTSMVFTLSFCGSNEINHFICDIPPLLKLACGDTSRTEIAVFVLAIIFITFPFVLIFMSYAGIIAAILGISSAEGRKKAFSTCSSHLTVVILFYGSACITYLNPNSTYSFNNGKYLSLFYIVVGPVLNPIIYTFRNKDFKSALKKIWGRKASG